The following are encoded in a window of Thermoproteota archaeon genomic DNA:
- a CDS encoding anion permease, which produces MLEIAIGAIIVALIFDFVNGFNDSANSVATVIGTRVMTPLQAVTLSAAANFAGPFLFGVAVATTIAKGILAPEDVTIYMVIGGLAGAITWSTVCTVFGLPISNSHSLVGGIMGAGIAGLGFEKLLFDGLTKVFTGIVVAPIGGIIFGLLLTGLIITIFAKKKPAPVNRTFGRLQIISSAWFALTHGANDGQKTMGIIVLILFSTGFMTEIEMPIWVIVAAAAAMGLGTFFGGYKVIKTLGQKVTRLRPYQGFCAETGGGLMLAIFAFFGIPASTTHAITGTIMGSGAAKRKFAVRWKVGKQIVFAWLITIPGAAGLAIGFTYVIHQFVTI; this is translated from the coding sequence ATGTTAGAGATAGCGATTGGTGCAATTATAGTCGCTTTAATCTTTGATTTTGTTAATGGCTTTAATGATTCTGCAAATTCAGTTGCAACCGTAATTGGTACTCGTGTCATGACGCCTCTGCAAGCAGTAACCTTATCTGCTGCTGCAAATTTTGCAGGGCCCTTCTTGTTTGGTGTGGCAGTGGCAACTACCATTGCCAAAGGCATTCTTGCTCCTGAAGACGTTACTATTTACATGGTTATTGGTGGATTGGCAGGAGCAATTACTTGGAGTACCGTATGTACTGTCTTTGGACTCCCAATATCTAACAGTCATTCACTAGTTGGAGGAATAATGGGTGCTGGAATAGCTGGTCTTGGTTTTGAAAAACTACTCTTTGATGGGTTGACAAAAGTCTTTACTGGAATAGTAGTTGCTCCAATTGGGGGAATAATTTTTGGATTGCTCTTGACAGGTTTGATTATTACTATTTTTGCAAAGAAAAAACCTGCACCAGTCAACAGGACATTTGGTAGGCTGCAGATTATCTCATCAGCCTGGTTCGCATTAACTCACGGCGCAAATGATGGCCAGAAAACAATGGGAATTATTGTTCTTATACTATTTTCAACTGGCTTTATGACTGAGATTGAAATGCCAATATGGGTAATAGTTGCAGCAGCTGCAGCTATGGGACTTGGAACCTTCTTTGGCGGATATAAGGTAATCAAGACTTTGGGTCAAAAAGTTACACGACTACGTCCATATCAAGGATTTTGTGCTGAAACTGGCGGTGGTCTAATGCTTGCAATCTTTGCATTCTTTGGAATACCTGCAAGTACTACACATGCAATTACTGGAACCATCATGGGTTCTGGGGCTGCCAAAAGAAAGTTTGCAGTAAGATGGAAGGTTGGAAAACAGATTGTCTTTGCGTGGCTAATTACAATACCTGGGGCTGCAGGACTTGCAATTGGATTTACTTATGTGATACATCAGTTTGTAACCATTTGA
- a CDS encoding DUF47 family protein: MGQWLSWVKSNEKEILNILDNLAKKSVEVSNELVELFADMEHLDEHHTKIKQIERDADGYTRAVFAELNKTFITPLDREDIQRIASKTDDVIDFVEGISGRVVSYKITKAPPFMLEIAKELAKATVEVEYMISKLGNLKKNKDLINHCRNASDIEHTIDDLYRDAVGKLFETNDAITIIKLKDIYEAIETASDRCVDVADVVEDIVLKYA; this comes from the coding sequence ATGGGACAATGGCTCTCTTGGGTAAAATCAAATGAAAAAGAGATCCTCAACATTCTTGATAATCTTGCAAAAAAATCAGTTGAGGTATCAAATGAACTTGTGGAGTTATTTGCCGATATGGAACATCTTGATGAACACCATACCAAAATTAAACAAATTGAACGCGATGCAGATGGATATACACGCGCGGTCTTTGCTGAACTAAACAAGACCTTTATCACTCCACTGGACAGAGAAGACATCCAAAGAATTGCATCAAAGACGGATGATGTTATTGATTTTGTAGAGGGAATATCCGGTAGAGTTGTTAGCTACAAAATTACAAAAGCTCCTCCTTTTATGCTAGAGATTGCAAAAGAACTTGCAAAAGCTACTGTTGAAGTAGAATATATGATATCTAAATTAGGAAACCTAAAGAAAAATAAAGATTTGATTAATCACTGTAGAAACGCAAGTGACATTGAACATACCATTGATGATCTTTATAGAGATGCCGTAGGTAAATTATTTGAAACAAATGATGCAATTACAATAATTAAACTCAAGGATATCTATGAAGCAATAGAGACTGCATCTGATAGATGCGTTGATGTTGCTGATGTTGTAGAAGACATTGTTCTAAAATACGCCTAG
- a CDS encoding sodium-dependent bicarbonate transport family permease gives MGILELIQANILTPIVLFFLFGIIAARIKSDLRIPDAISQFLPIYLLAAIGLHGGIEMRNTGFEVMFVPMLVAIALSLLITLYGYQILRHLGKFNIFDSYALASTYGAVGAVTFSVGLSFLKNQGVESEGYLAAILAVLEPVAFILAIFLTNMAVSKQLREKKKSITQNDSSQEDEIGIMDDESGKTKLTKVLHESITGKAIVILLGSIVIGYVIGEEGFSSIKIVFDDLFTGAIVIFLIEMGIIAGQRLDDIKKVGVFLVAFSIIIPTINGLIGVFVATFLGLSIGGAVMYGLLLASASFIAAPAVLRHAIPQAKPSLYITSALGITFPYNIIVLLPIMFVVSSILHNADGSIDLLNYLRNDLI, from the coding sequence ATGGGCATTTTAGAATTAATCCAAGCAAATATTTTAACACCAATTGTTCTGTTTTTTCTCTTTGGAATAATTGCAGCAAGAATAAAATCAGATCTTAGAATTCCTGATGCAATATCACAGTTTCTGCCGATATACCTTCTAGCTGCAATAGGATTACACGGTGGTATAGAGATGCGCAATACTGGCTTTGAAGTAATGTTTGTTCCAATGCTTGTTGCAATTGCATTATCACTACTCATCACCTTGTATGGTTATCAAATACTCAGACATTTGGGTAAATTCAACATATTTGATTCATATGCTCTTGCATCAACATACGGTGCGGTTGGCGCTGTGACCTTCTCAGTTGGTTTGTCGTTTTTGAAAAATCAAGGTGTCGAATCTGAAGGATACCTTGCAGCAATTCTTGCAGTGCTTGAACCAGTTGCATTCATCCTTGCAATATTTCTTACAAACATGGCAGTATCAAAACAACTCCGCGAAAAAAAGAAGTCAATTACACAAAATGATTCAAGTCAAGAAGATGAGATTGGAATCATGGATGATGAATCTGGAAAGACTAAACTTACCAAAGTTCTACACGAATCAATCACTGGCAAGGCAATTGTAATTTTGCTTGGAAGTATCGTGATAGGATATGTAATTGGAGAAGAAGGATTTAGCTCCATTAAGATAGTCTTTGATGATCTCTTTACTGGCGCAATTGTGATATTTTTAATCGAAATGGGAATTATTGCAGGTCAAAGACTAGATGATATCAAAAAAGTAGGAGTATTTCTAGTCGCATTTTCAATAATTATTCCTACAATTAATGGCTTAATTGGAGTTTTTGTGGCTACATTTTTGGGATTAAGTATTGGCGGAGCTGTAATGTATGGTCTACTATTAGCAAGTGCGTCATTTATTGCCGCACCTGCCGTACTGCGTCACGCAATACCGCAAGCAAAACCGAGCCTTTACATTACTTCCGCCCTTGGAATTACTTTTCCTTACAACATTATCGTGCTTCTTCCAATCATGTTTGTTGTATCGTCTATACTACACAACGCTGATGGATCGATAGACTTATTGAATTATTTGAGAAATGATCTAATATGA
- a CDS encoding arsenate reductase ArsC — protein sequence MLVLLELKNLSKKILFVCVENSGRSQMAEAFFKKYSTGKFLAISAGTHPADKVNPIVVQVMNEVGINLSGKTPTRISDSLINESIQTVNMGCMDKRSCPALFVDDTLDWGIDDPKGKTIDDVRKIRDEIENKVKELVERLEK from the coding sequence ATGTTGGTGTTGTTAGAACTGAAAAATTTGTCTAAGAAAATTTTATTCGTATGTGTTGAAAATTCCGGAAGAAGTCAGATGGCAGAAGCATTTTTTAAAAAATATTCTACCGGTAAATTTCTGGCAATCAGTGCAGGAACCCACCCTGCAGATAAGGTAAATCCTATTGTCGTTCAGGTAATGAATGAGGTTGGAATTAATCTTTCAGGGAAAACTCCTACGAGAATCTCTGATTCCCTAATCAATGAATCAATTCAAACTGTCAACATGGGATGTATGGATAAAAGATCGTGTCCTGCATTGTTTGTTGATGATACTCTTGATTGGGGTATTGATGATCCTAAAGGAAAAACAATTGATGATGTTAGAAAGATTCGTGATGAGATAGAAAATAAAGTCAAAGAACTTGTTGAAAGACTAGAAAAATAA
- the hemL gene encoding glutamate-1-semialdehyde-2,1-aminomutase, whose product MSKSQKMFSNAKKVIPSGVNSPVRYFTPYPFFVTKSDKSSIWDVDGKKYIDFCNGYGALLLGHRRKEIIAAVSAQLKRGTLFCTPSDLEVELSKLIVKNYPSINKVRLVNTGSEATMTAIRLARGFTKKKKIIKFEGCYHGAHDSVLVKAGSGSAHNGISVSEGGLDEVSRNTLVVQYNNSQQLEDVIRKNKDVAGVIVEPILANMGLVLPEKNFLKEIRKITSQNDVPLIFDEIVTGFRISSGGAQKYFGIKPDVTTLGKALGNGFTIAAVGGKKEIMNQLTPGGKVYQASTFAGNPVSVAAGISSIKTMNKLGNKMYSKLERYCAALTRAIDDIATDMKIPHQINFSASMFQIFFTDKPVVDYRSSKNADAKKFNKLFQHLLKKGIFIAPSQFEVVFLSEAHTNSDLNKAVDAYSTGLQAVKH is encoded by the coding sequence ATGTCAAAATCCCAAAAAATGTTTTCAAATGCAAAAAAAGTCATTCCTTCCGGAGTGAATAGCCCAGTTCGTTACTTTACACCTTATCCGTTCTTTGTGACAAAGTCAGATAAGAGCAGCATTTGGGATGTTGATGGAAAAAAATACATTGATTTTTGCAATGGCTATGGTGCACTACTGTTAGGACATAGGCGAAAAGAGATAATCGCAGCAGTCTCGGCTCAACTCAAAAGAGGAACACTATTTTGTACTCCTTCTGATTTGGAAGTTGAATTATCAAAACTCATTGTAAAAAATTATCCCTCGATTAACAAAGTTCGTCTTGTAAACACTGGTTCTGAAGCCACAATGACTGCAATTCGACTTGCACGTGGTTTTACAAAAAAGAAGAAGATAATAAAATTTGAAGGATGTTATCATGGTGCTCATGATTCTGTTTTAGTCAAAGCAGGTTCTGGCTCTGCACATAATGGAATATCAGTTTCAGAAGGAGGTCTAGACGAAGTATCAAGAAATACTTTGGTAGTACAGTACAATAATTCTCAACAGCTAGAGGATGTTATTAGAAAAAACAAGGATGTTGCAGGAGTTATTGTAGAACCGATTCTTGCAAACATGGGATTAGTTCTTCCTGAGAAAAACTTTCTAAAAGAGATCAGAAAAATTACTTCACAAAATGATGTCCCCCTAATCTTTGATGAAATAGTCACAGGTTTTCGTATATCTTCAGGTGGAGCACAAAAATACTTTGGAATCAAACCTGATGTCACTACCCTTGGAAAGGCACTTGGGAATGGATTTACAATTGCTGCAGTTGGCGGAAAAAAAGAAATAATGAATCAACTTACTCCTGGAGGAAAAGTATACCAAGCAAGCACTTTTGCAGGAAATCCTGTATCCGTAGCTGCTGGTATTAGCTCAATTAAGACCATGAACAAACTTGGCAACAAGATGTATTCAAAACTTGAACGATACTGTGCTGCACTTACTAGAGCCATCGATGATATTGCAACTGATATGAAAATTCCACATCAGATTAATTTTTCAGCATCAATGTTTCAAATATTTTTTACAGACAAACCTGTAGTTGATTATCGTAGTTCAAAAAATGCTGATGCAAAAAAATTCAATAAACTTTTTCAGCATCTTCTAAAGAAAGGAATCTTTATCGCTCCATCTCAATTTGAAGTAGTGTTTTTATCTGAAGCTCACACAAATTCTGATCTTAACAAGGCAGTTGACGCATATTCAACTGGTTTACAAGCGGTGAAGCATTGA
- a CDS encoding hydroxymethylbilane synthase, whose amino-acid sequence MKYLIGTRGSQLSIAQTKWIISELQKQNPEDSFEIITITTKGDTDARPLFTIDQKGIFEKEVDRAVSEKRVHFAVHSLKDVPTEISADLTIACIPKREKVNDILISKNGDTLESLPTGALIGTSSLRRAVQISRKRPDIKVKPIRGNIETRVRKVTEGEFDGVILAIAGITRLGLDTKYSMLTTDDLSPSPGQGALAIVCRKDDSQTISMLKKIEDNTSRWEIEAERALSKYVDSGCRFPIGAYAKSYGESMTLKVSAFSVDGQKSIVVQKSGPRDEPESLGRTVGKELQEKGIADLALNWREKVEEWNKQ is encoded by the coding sequence TTGAAATATCTCATAGGTACGCGCGGTAGCCAACTTTCAATCGCACAAACAAAATGGATTATCTCAGAACTCCAAAAGCAAAACCCAGAGGACTCATTTGAGATTATTACCATTACAACCAAAGGAGATACTGATGCACGCCCATTATTTACAATTGATCAAAAGGGAATCTTTGAAAAAGAAGTTGACAGAGCAGTTTCTGAAAAACGAGTTCATTTTGCAGTACATAGTCTTAAGGACGTACCAACTGAGATCTCTGCAGACCTAACTATAGCATGTATTCCAAAACGTGAAAAGGTAAATGACATTTTGATTTCAAAAAACGGTGATACTTTGGAATCTCTTCCTACTGGTGCGTTGATTGGTACTAGCAGTTTACGTAGGGCAGTACAGATATCTCGAAAGCGTCCAGACATTAAGGTAAAACCAATTCGTGGAAACATTGAGACTCGAGTTAGAAAAGTTACTGAAGGTGAGTTTGATGGCGTGATTTTAGCTATAGCTGGAATCACTCGTCTAGGACTAGACACAAAGTATTCAATGTTAACTACCGATGATCTTTCTCCTTCTCCTGGACAGGGGGCATTAGCTATTGTTTGCAGAAAAGATGATTCTCAGACAATTTCAATGCTAAAAAAAATTGAAGATAACACATCTAGATGGGAGATAGAGGCAGAACGTGCATTATCAAAATATGTCGATTCTGGTTGCCGCTTTCCTATTGGGGCATATGCAAAATCATACGGTGAGTCAATGACACTCAAAGTTAGCGCCTTCTCAGTCGATGGACAAAAATCAATCGTGGTGCAAAAATCTGGCCCTCGAGATGAGCCAGAATCACTAGGAAGAACTGTTGGCAAAGAATTACAAGAGAAAGGAATTGCAGACCTTGCATTAAATTGGAGAGAGAAGGTTGAGGAGTGGAATAAACAATGA